The genomic segment ATTGGTGAGTCACCTAGCCGTCACCTATCTTTTGGTATGGTGTTGCATAAAAAATTCATGGTTTTTCGCTTTTTTGCATGTGCAGGAGATGAAGTCCTTGGTGAATGAAGATGACAAAAGAATGAAAATTGGGAAGGGAGATGTGAATGTGGAAGTTGAGGATAACAATAAGAAGGCCCAACCTAGTGCTGAAGAAGCTGATTCGCAGAAGCCTGTTGTAAATAAAGAAAGGAATCTTGATCTCCAGCTTGATTTGGAGAAATCTGACAGAGATAGTGGTTCAGGTAGTGTGAGTGGGAACAAGCTCAACCACCATGTTCTAAAGCTACATCATCAACATCCTAGCGTAGAGAAAACTGGTAAAATTgactttatttttgttaaaagaaaaaaatttcccttctttttctctcTGGGAAAATTTCCTTCTCCTCCTTTTGTTGCTGATCTAGAGGGTTTTTTTTTGGCCTTTTCAGCACATTCTGGCTCTTTACCTTTGCCGATGTCAATTGCTAGCTGGCCTGGTGGACTTCCTCCAATGGGGTATAGCTGGGttgatttgatattatttttctaCTATTCTGGCATTAATAGATCCAAATAAGTGGTTTAGATGTTATAATGGAGAGGATGaggcatgaatttttttttcttcttttttccttagCAGATACATGGCTCCTCTACAAGGTGTTGTATCCATGGAAGGGAGCGCTGTGTCTTCAGCCGCTATCCAGGCATGTCGCTGTGTTTTTTTATGTTCGTAGCTCttgatttcttatttttatttattttactaatttatcttgaaattttggaCTTTTTCAGCCTCCACATTTGCTTTTTTCTCAACCGAGGCCAAAGAGATGTGCAACCCATTGCTACATTGCACGGAATATTCACAATCACCAGCAAATTATGAAGATGAATGCTTTCTGGCCAGCGGCATCTGGTTCAGCTTCACTCTATGGCCCAAAGGCTTGTAATCTAAATGTTGTTCCGCCTTCAGAATTGCATGGGAACATTCCTGGGCGAGGTGTGAATTCTGTACAAGAGAAGGGGCAGGGTCTTGCAATTTTTCCTGGTCATGTGTGCAAAGATAAAAGTTCTCAGGCTGCTACCAACATGGTGGATGCCGCACAGAGAAAGCAAATAATGCTCCAGCAAGCTCTACCCCCAGGAGCACCCAATAATATCATGGTAGGCTTTTGGCCAGAAAAAAAAAGGCCTCTTTTTTCTTGTCTAATTTTTATGCAGTTTCGTAATAATTGCACAATTATATCTTAACTGTCCTTTTGCAAATTTTCTTGTTGGTTATTCAATTTCAGCAAGGCCCTGCTTTTATTTTCCCATTGAACCAGCAACaggctgctgctgctgctgcagcATCTGTCCGACCTGGGTATGTGAAATCTCCTCCTGCTGCTTGTAGCACAGCTGCATCGAGTACATCTAACTCTGCCTTACTAAGTGCCACCCCAGCTGGTGCAACTGCAGCCCCGGCATTTAGCTTCAACTACCCAAATATCACAGGCAATGAAACCCAATACTTGGCAATTCTGCCGAATAATGCCTATCCATTTCCAATTCCTGCACATGTTGGGGCGCCACCTGCTTATCGTGGGAATCATGCCCAACCTATGCCTTTTATTCACGGATCTTTCTATTCTTCCCCTCAAATGCTTCACCCTTCACAGCTtcaacaacagcagcagcaacagCCACCCACACAGTTACAACAAAGCCAACAAGGTCATCAGAACACTAGCATGTCCAGTGGTTCATCCTCCTCACAGAAGAATTTGCAGAACCAGCAGCAGAGGTCACATGGAGGTGATGTGAGTAGTGGCAGTGGAAACTCGCAAGTGTTTCATGCCTCTAAAAAGGATTCACCTCATCCCTTACAACTACGGCAACAGCAGCAACAGCTGAGTCAGAATGATTCTCATCAAGCTAGGCAACTTGATGGTGAATCAGATGGCAAAGATGGCCCATCAACTGCTACTGATAGCAGAGTATCTCGTTCAAATATGAATATCTATGGTCAGAATTTTGCTATGCCTGTACAGCCTTCAAACTTTGCTTTGATGACCGCTGCTTCAATGAATTCTGCTGGTAATTATGGGGAAAAGAAGCAACAGACACAGCAGCAATCACAACAGCTAGGCTCAAAGGCTGGAGTCGAGCCTCTTGCATCTCAAGCTTTTGCAATGTCATTTTCATCTGCTAATGGTACTACTGCTCCTGGCCTTGGTATTTCTTCCCTAGCACCGAATCATGCAATTCTTCAGAGCCTTCCAGGAAGTACAAGGCAAGGCTATCAGCATATTATGGCTGCTCAACAGAAGAAGGATAATTATCATGCTTATGAAGAAGGGAAGCGTGGAACTCATGATGCATCCAGTGTGCAAGAAGAAAAGAAGGCAGGAAAAAGTTCAGGCACCACTGGGCAGTCCATTGCCTTCTCCAGGCCAGATATGCCTGATTCAAGTGATTCCACTCTTGCAGGCAAAAATGTCATCGATAGTTCTATCTGTACGCTTGGCTCTGCTCCTGCTCGAACTTCAGGGCCTGTTATGCCAGCTTCAATCGGTAGTGTTAATGTTGCTAATGCTCAGCAGCAACTTCAGCGGAATCAACAGCAGCAGCTCCAATTTGGGACTGCTTCTGCTCCTCGGAGTAAGACACCAGCAACAAGTAATGGAAGTGCTTACCCTGATCACTTTCACTCTTCATCTATAGCTGCCAAGTTTTCGAATGTGCTGTCTGCATTTCCTCAAAATCTAATACAAAGCAGCAGCAGTCCTGCTCAGTCTCCTCAATGGAAGAATTCTGTGAGGACAACTAGCTCTCAAGTTCCTTCTCAATCTCTACCATCAACTTCATCCCTCAAGAATATTTCCCAGCAACAAGGTCGGCCACAGCAAAGCCCCACACAGATTTCTTTTGCAGCTAATCCTAAATCACCACAAGGTCAACAGCCTCTTAGTAGCACTCCTACCCCTTCTCCAATGATGGTTGGCTCTCCCACAACTTCACTCTCCAGGAGTGCTGGTGGTAGCCCAAGGACAACAGGTTCCTCTTCCACCAGCAACAAAGCTGGCCAAGCATCTGGTTTAGCATCCCAACAAGCTAAGAACTCACCGACCGTGCCTAGTCAGAAGTCATCTCCTGTTGGTGGGAGTAATGTGCCATCTGTCCTGGGAAACCCTCACATAAGTTCATCTTCAAATATGGGAGCCAAGCCTCAAGTGGCACTACAGCATCAGCAACATCAAAAGCATGCACTTCATCAAGGGCAGCTGTTCTTCCCAAATGCTTACATGCAGGCTCAAGCTCAACACTCACCAAGTTCGACAACACCTGCAACAACAGCAAGTGCATACTATGTCCAAAGACAACAGCAGACTCTACCTCTGGGTTCATCTGCAACTTCATCAACTTCGATGTTATCGTTGTGTTCTCCGGTTACTCTTGCCAACAGCGGAACCACCGACCCTGCAAAAGCTGTAGCAGCTGCTGTGGCGAGCAACATGAAAGGTGGGTTAGCATCCCAGGGACTTATCAATCCTGCACAATTTGCTACTCCACAATCCACTGGAAAGTCACATCAGCTGGTACCAGGCTTCCCATGTGTTCATGCTGTCCCTTCCGCTGTTCAGGTAAAACCAGCAGAACAGAAACAACCTGCTGGTGAGTAAAATTCTCCCCTTTTTTGCTTCAACATTGCTTCCCCCGAATAGTGAACAAGGAGAAGAAGGTACGGAATGAAAACGGAATCAATGATATTGGGGACCGAATCAGGAAAGATAAACTGGTTTTTTGCCCAGAAATGACAGCAGCAGCCAAAACAGGAGGATATGAttgaagttatatatatataatgtggcTTAGAACTCACTCAACCCACAATTTTGCAAAGTGATGGGGGAAGTTTTTCTTTGTGGAATGTGCTTTCTCATGTGTATCCACCAAACATGTAGACTTTTGTTTATAATCTTTGACATGGTTGATCCCTGATATgccttatgtaattaaatttgattGGTTTGATGGGGCAGATGATGgaggattaaaaaaaaaagatggtgGGGGGGGGATGAGGAAAAGCAGACAACTTTTCCATCTTTTGGGGCTGTATTGTAGgggttcttttttctttctttcttttattatttgaaatttgcAGAAAAGAAGTCAGTAAACAAATCTTTGGAAATAATGATGCAAAACTGAATGGTGTATATGTGTGACACATATTAAAGATAACTTATTTTTGTCTCCTTTTTGATTATTGCCACTTAGGCCTTAGCTTTGATTCCATTCCTTTTGGTTTGTTCTTTTACTGTCctcaaaattgataaaattgaaaGCAAAGAGAGATGACGATTTGGTGAAAAGGAGATATGGATAGGATGATAATTGTCGTGGGAGGATGGGATGAGGTGGCTAAATTTAAGCCTGCCACTTACCACCATCAAAAGCAAATCGACTTTGTATTATTTTGACGTGTGGGGCCCATCCCATTTCTCAAACAAAAGTAGATTGTTTAAGTTTGCCCCCctctttacttattattttaatacatattcCCTTCTAACATTCTGTCCACTACTTCCACGTCACCCTAATGCACACTTAACTATAATCATCATTTGATAATTACAAAATTGACGTGGTATTTTATGTTCCCAAAATTGCCCTCCGCCTCCCTTCAAAGCAGAAGACAAGTAGCTACTTCCTTACCTGTAaggatgacttttcttgatgctCTTCTTCACACGTGTTCacattcctttcctttttctcctTTACTTGTCAACCCAATTTTccccatttaattttttaataaatttgtgtGTGTTCCGTATGGGGTCTTGTTGTCTCCAATACCTCTGCTGGCTTAATTTCAATATTCATTTGCATTTTAAAGTTGCtacttcaatttttaattttcaataaaaaaatattattatatttttatcatgcctattttttaaatatttatttttgatatcttattatatttttataaaacttttattaACTCCAAATTGtaattgatatatataaatgtaataaaataaattatatcacATGTGATCAAGGTATTTCATGATGTGGGAATGGGGCCACTTCccaaaaagaacaaataaatcAAATGGGTTCTTAATATAACATTAACTTGAGCCatcatttcattatatttatGTGGACAGTTGCAACTAGGTCAAAGTATTGACAGTTCCCTTTATTAtaggaattttattaaattaattcttttatttaaattaatattaaataattatgttaaagttttactctctttttttttaaatttaatataatacatgtagtgaaaaaaattaagtcataatataaaacataatatgatttaaatatataaataattgatatgTTAAAAAGATTAGTATTTGATACACTGACGGTGTATTTTTTATTCGACgagcaattttaaaaaattgtcatgtctctttttttgtttaaaaattttactatacTCCTAGAGAACAACACTTGTCAATCCCTTGACCTTACTTGTAGAGTCTAAAAACTCAGCTGgcagtgtaccaaatatttttctatattaaaATGATTGACAATTGACATTTATTTCAAGAAGTGATTAAAACTTTTATTAGACACTTAGATGATTTGATTCAAATAATGTAATTGATAAAACAAACcgtattaaaatgtttaaaaatatataaaaacaccatatatatcaaattataattaacatattaaaatgGTTTAATCCCACTATTTTTTATAgtctttgaatttttaaaatttaatccctctatttttatttttagaataggcCATTTATTTGTCTTAACATcattaatggaattttcttaaattttcgttacttttttttattattttaattgatcataagtattcaaatttaatagaaattaatTACCAATCTtactaatttgattttattttttaaatcaaataagtataagagttaattttttaaaatcaaaagtagagatactaaattaaaaaaaatgaaaagtacaAAGACCGGAGACATAAATAAacctattaaaattaaaataaatattattaatatacactagggttttttacaaaaataatataaaaaataaaaaattaccaaaatgttataactttttttatttaccaaaaaatatataatttttttatttaccaaaatatataaaaaacaaaaaaacaaaaaaaaataaaaaaacagaaaaaaaaaacctgaaatGATTTGACAACTCCCTGAGTGGAGGGAAGCAGGTTGGCGGCACCAAACAAGGGATCCCTGTTGGCGGCACCAGTGGAGGGATCCCTGTTGGCGGCACCACCCTTGAATTTAAGGGTGGTCGGTTGGTGGGGGGAAGAAGGAGaggggaagaagaagaaaggaaggaagaaagaaaaagaaggaaaaggaaaggagaggaaagaaagaaaaagaaggaaagaaaaggaaaggggaggaaagaaagaaaaataaggcaagaaaaggaaaggagaagagaaaaaaaaagaaagaagaagagggaaggaaggaaaaaaaagaaaataacataatttttattattaatttaagataatttaagatttttgtaatatttgtgtgttaaaaaataatgttaagtACATTTTacgtattttattaatttatttaggatATATAATTTTTGAGATATATTTAGCATGAAAAAATTCATAGTATGTACATTATATGTTGATtaggaatttttttatgaaattgacttAGGATGTTGAAATTAGCTTTGTtaggaaaataacattaaaagtaaaatgataaagaaatatatttaagaaaacataaaatacaaaaagaaaaaacgaAAATTATATATTCACCGAAAGTAAAAAATGCgaaaaaaattatatctttaataaattttaaacataatgcactgaaaaagtataaaattataaaatttaaaatgacgatattttttaaaataataaaatgcggagagaaaaatacgaacaaatggccaaaataatagtgtattactaactttttaaaaattgagaaatagttaatacaaatattttaaaaaatgtaatgaaataatataaagtaataaaataaaaaatatatttttattgaaagtaataaaaatcgagaaaAAAATACGAGCAAATGGCAGGGATAAGGATTTTTTCTtacaccaaataaaaaaaatcgtttttagtatttttttattttggtaaataaaaaatatatataatattttggcAGGGAAAAAAACACGTACAGATTGTTTTTGAATCAAGTTTtccatgatcttctgtcatacgtgttgatgtgcatgtatgaggaccaacaaattttcgtatctcccacatctgagaacttttaatgaatgcagctcgcacccgccaattgcagccttccgtTGCCTTCCAACACTCCCTAACATATATTGTCGGAGTAGACACTGTGACTTTATAATCAACTGATATATTCATGTTGTACCATTTGATGGCATATACGCACTCTTCTTTACAGCTGAATCTCTGGCCTATGAATAACTCCTCATCATCAGATGTTACGGCCAGCCCGTGACGATGAACTATTTTAGGGTACTCTGGGAACTCAGCTACATACGCTgcgtcggggtctatgagcgacatgtgtggcctaggattattgtgtatcaaaatATGCCGCATCTGCTCCCCGATCAAAGAAGCGTTAATGTCTTCATCGTCGATATCATCAGGTACatcgtccacatcgggatcaccgtcactatcgacctcttcatcCCAATGATCGCCACCACCTTCTTCTTCGCAACCACATTCTTCTTCACTACCAACCATATCAACATCGGGTGTAATATTCAGGTCGATACCGATCTCACCCATAgttgattcactatcaacgtatgatattggagccaccatccgCGGTTCTTCAGCCCCGTCTTCTCCATCAGATGCATTTTGCTCCATACcgactaactcagcaaataagtgaatcggtgcattcttGTCACTCTCATTCCCACAGTAGAGATCGACCATTGTCTCAACGTCTTTGTCGTCTGCAAGTTCCATTTCGACGAATTTGACTGgatttgtcgaaactggaaacttgtagtgtaatgacccaaaattcatgggcatcggaaaagtataatatcgggcatccgtcttagtaaattgagttcgaaaataattattagaaatatttacgaggctagttgtgtgtttaaataggttttggataggtgaatttagtttaattatgagtaattagtaaaaaggattaaattgaataaagagtgaaagcataattatagattaaaagaaatcaTAAGGGACCAAATAGGTAATTAAGCCTATTTTATCATGAGGCGGCAAATGtgcataaaaatcttagatttttatgacaattaattataaaatattaaatatattattactattattattaaataaattaaaataaagacatgatAAAGTAATACATGTGTAattaaagtatgtatatatttgtagtttatagatttaatttgcttattaattagtataagatatttattatttattattagttattagttattattaaattaaaagatatttaataattaaataattagtataagatttttgggtaataataattatgattttgccaagtgtgtggtaaaaataaaatacaagtgtattacatttatttacttgaaaattaagtaaaagataattgttaattaaataagaatattatgagatttttatttgataaattagttagattgagacaagtgtatggtgatgAATTAATGCAAGAGTActaataaaatacatacatttgtaatacttataattaattaatataagataaagtaaatgaaataaaaagaaataaaaacaaagcaaaagaaaggaaagaaacataatagaagagacgaaacaggggagaaacaggggagaaagaagaaaaagaagaaaaaggggaaaatatggtttttgaagcttga from the Gossypium hirsutum isolate 1008001.06 chromosome D09, Gossypium_hirsutum_v2.1, whole genome shotgun sequence genome contains:
- the LOC107928513 gene encoding protein TIME FOR COFFEE isoform X12; the protein is MDRTREARRVSMASAAATNGLSRRRHRTSSLRDSPEEDGPVETHETARLRDRKKDRDRERERYRERERDRLSRTSKRRRGDRLMSNRGDGGDGTSEESVNDDEDDDDEDSGGTGGVGSVRTVSPNIIAGSLSMSNHHHHNHHHHQLQQHRKSFPPPVKVIRTTPSAGMTASMTTSTSTWKPADEMIGVSVPRKARSATKRSHEWASSGGGGVGVSGGEQIHCQASTSPKPNANGTKQRPPKSSSKSSSSAQEEIEIEIAEVLYGMMRQPQVPSKQEIIGNDSAKFDSREVNKPNNDSKSVVSSPISNSPSTLPQSSSILPSNSSSSATPMSAIAPKRKRPRPVKYEDENTTTTTPPPPSIFPPRHSSISSTTTKVEIDQPAKVEATSPNLEKNSGPVAENDSGACDLMSSSKAGPVSSELVQAEPVKEEKNNLALDSKPSTEESESRDIGFGNKEESQSPKKESLSSPADNPSSAGLPLDDEREKSTVTKANSTVCENESQREEKFQIDLMAPPPSRSSPEREGETDVGASDPKPVAADVELEMKSLVNEDDKRMKIGKGDVNVEVEDNNKKAQPSAEEADSQKPVVNKERNLDLQLDLEKSDRDSGSGSVSGNKLNHHVLKLHHQHPSVEKTAHSGSLPLPMSIASWPGGLPPMGYMAPLQGVVSMEGSAVSSAAIQPPHLLFSQPRPKRCATHCYIARNIHNHQQIMKMNAFWPAASGSASLYGPKACNLNVVPPSELHGNIPGRGVNSVQEKGQGLAIFPGHVCKDKSSQAATNMVDAAQRKQIMLQQALPPGAPNNIMQGPAFIFPLNQQQAAAAAAASVRPGYVKSPPAACSTAASSTSNSALLSATPAGATAAPAFSFNYPNITGNETQYLAILPNNAYPFPIPAHVGAPPAYRGNHAQPMPFIHGSFYSSPQMLHPSQLQQQQQQQPPTQLQQSQQGHQNTSMSSGSSSSQKNLQNQQQRSHGGDVSSGSGNSQVFHASKKDSPHPLQLRQQQQQLSQNDSHQARQLDGESDGKDGPSTATDSRVSRSNMNIYGQNFAMPVQPSNFALMTAASMNSAGNYGEKKQQTQQQSQQLGSKAGVEPLASQAFAMSFSSANGTTAPGLGISSLAPNHAILQSLPGSTRQGYQHIMAAQQKKDNYHAYEEGKRGTHDASSVQEEKKAGKSSGTTGQSIAFSRPDMPDSSDSTLAGKNVIDSSICTLGSAPARTSGPVMPASIGSVNVANAQQQLQRNQQQQLQFGTASAPRSKTPATSNGSAYPDHFHSSSIAAKFSNVLSAFPQNLIQSSSSPAQSPQWKNSVRTTSSQVPSQSLPSTSSLKNISQQQGRPQQSPTQISFAANPKSPQGQQPLSSTPTPSPMMVGSPTTSLSRSAGGSPRTTGSSSTSNKAGQASGLASQQAKNSPTVPSQKSSPVGGSNVPSVLGNPHISSSSNMGAKPQVALQHQQHQKHALHQGQLFFPNAYMQAQAQHSPSSTTPATTASAYYVQRQQQTLPLGSSATSSTSMLSLCSPVTLANSGTTDPAKAVAAAVASNMKGGLASQGLINPAQFATPQSTGKSHQLVPGFPCVHAVPSAVQVKPAEQKQPAGE
- the LOC107928513 gene encoding protein TIME FOR COFFEE isoform X13; protein product: MDRTREARRVSMASAAATNGLSRRRHRTSSLRDSPEEDGPVETHETARLRDRKKDRDRERERYRERERDRLSRTSKRRRGDRLMSNRGDGGDGTSEESVNDDEDDDDEDSGGTGGVGSVRTVSPNIIAGSLSMSNHHHHNHHHHQLQQHRKSFPPPVKVIRTTPSAGMTASMTTSTSTWKPADEMIGVSVPRKARSATKRSHEWASSGGGGVGVSGGEQIHCQASTSPPNANGTKQRPPKSSSKSSSSAQEEIEIEIAEVLYGMMRQPQVPSKQEIIGNDSAKFDSREVNKPNNDSKSVVSSPISNSPSTLPQSSSILPSNSSSSATPMSAIAPKRKRPRPVKYEDENTTTTTPPPPSIFPPRHSSISSTTTKVEIDQPAKVEATSPNLEKNSGPVAENDSGACDLMSSSKAGPVSSELVQAEPVKEEKNNLALDSKPSTEESESRDIGFGNKEESQSPKKESLSSPADNPSSAGLPLDDEREKSTVTKANSTVCENESQREEKFQIDLMAPPPSRSSPEREGETDVGASDPKPVAADVELEMKSLVNEDDKRMKIGKGDVNVEVEDNNKKAQPSAEEADSQKPVVNKERNLDLQLDLEKSDRDSGSGSVSGNKLNHHVLKLHHQHPSVEKTAHSGSLPLPMSIASWPGGLPPMGRYMAPLQGVVSMEGSAVSSAAIQPPHLLFSQPRPKRCATHCYIARNIHNHQQIMKMNAFWPAASGSASLYGPKACNLNVVPPSELHGNIPGRGVNSVQEKGQGLAIFPGHVCKDKSSQAATNMVDAAQRKQIMLQQALPPGAPNNIMQGPAFIFPLNQQQAAAAAAASVRPGYVKSPPAACSTAASSTSNSALLSATPAGATAAPAFSFNYPNITGNETQYLAILPNNAYPFPIPAHVGAPPAYRGNHAQPMPFIHGSFYSSPQMLHPSQLQQQQQQQPPTQLQQSQQGHQNTSMSSGSSSSQKNLQNQQQRSHGGDVSSGSGNSQVFHASKKDSPHPLQLRQQQQQLSQNDSHQARQLDGESDGKDGPSTATDSRVSRSNMNIYGQNFAMPVQPSNFALMTAASMNSAGNYGEKKQQTQQQSQQLGSKAGVEPLASQAFAMSFSSANGTTAPGLGISSLAPNHAILQSLPGSTRQGYQHIMAAQQKKDNYHAYEEGKRGTHDASSVQEEKKAGKSSGTTGQSIAFSRPDMPDSSDSTLAGKNVIDSSICTLGSAPARTSGPVMPASIGSVNVANAQQQLQRNQQQQLQFGTASAPRSKTPATSNGSAYPDHFHSSSIAAKFSNVLSAFPQNLIQSSSSPAQSPQWKNSVRTTSSQVPSQSLPSTSSLKNISQQQGRPQQSPTQISFAANPKSPQGQQPLSSTPTPSPMMVGSPTTSLSRSAGGSPRTTGSSSTSNKAGQASGLASQQAKNSPTVPSQKSSPVGGSNVPSVLGNPHISSSSNMGAKPQVALQHQQHQKHALHQGQLFFPNAYMQAQAQHSPSSTTPATTASAYYVQRQQQTLPLGSSATSSTSMLSLCSPVTLANSGTTDPAKAVAAAVASNMKGGLASQGLINPAQFATPQSTGKSHQLVPGFPCVHAVPSAVQVKPAEQKQPAGE
- the LOC107928513 gene encoding protein TIME FOR COFFEE isoform X4, with amino-acid sequence MDRTREARRVSMASAAATNGLSRRRHRTSSLRDSPEEDGPVETHETARLRDRKKDRDRERERYRERERDRLSRTSKRRRGDRLMSNRGDGGDGTSEESVNDDEDDDDEDSGGTGGVGSVRTVSPNIIAGSLSMSNHHHHNHHHHQLQQHRKSFPPPVKVIRTTPSAGMTASMTTSTSTWKPADEMIGVSVPRKARSATKRSHEWASSGGGGVGVSGGEQIHCQASTSPVRTGVTGALTSPSPAPASPSSSSASMRKKMKPNANGTKQRPPKSSSKSSSSAQEEIEIEIAEVLYGMMRQPQVPSKQEIIGNDSAKFDSREVNKPNNDSKSVVSSPISNSPSTLPQSSSILPSNSSSSATPMSAIAPKRKRPRPVKYEDENTTTTTPPPPSIFPPRHSSISSTTTKVEIDQPAKVEATSPNLEKNSGPVAENDSGACDLMSSSKAGPVSSELVQAEPVKEEKNNLALDSKPSTEESESRDIGFGNKEESQSPKKESLSSPADNPSSAGLPLDDEREKSTVTKANSTVCENESQREEKFQIDLMAPPPSRSSPEREGETDVGASDPKPVAADVELEMKSLVNEDDKRMKIGKGDVNVEVEDNNKKAQPSAEEADSQKPVVNKERNLDLQLDLEKSDRDSGSGSVSGNKLNHHVLKLHHQHPSVEKTAHSGSLPLPMSIASWPGGLPPMGRYMAPLQGVVSMEGSAVSSAAIQPPHLLFSQPRPKRCATHCYIARNIHNHQQIMKMNAFWPAASGSASLYGPKACNLNVVPPSELHGNIPGRGVNSVQEKGQGLAIFPGHVCKDKSSQAATNMVDAAQRKQIMLQQALPPGAPNNIMQGPAFIFPLNQQQAAAAAAASVRPGYVKSPPAACSTAASSTSNSALLSATPAGATAAPAFSFNYPNITGNETQYLAILPNNAYPFPIPAHVGAPPAYRGNHAQPMPFIHGSFYSSPQMLHPSQLQQQQQQQPPTQLQQSQQGHQNTSMSSGSSSSQKNLQNQQQRSHGGDVSSGSGNSQVFHASKKDSPHPLQLRQQQQQLSQNDSHQARQLDGESDGKDGPSTATDSRVSRSNMNIYGQNFAMPVQPSNFALMTAASMNSAGNYGEKKQQTQQQSQQLGSKAGVEPLASQAFAMSFSSANGTTAPGLGISSLAPNHAILQSLPGSTRQGYQHIMAAQQKKDNYHAYEEGKRGTHDASSVQEEKKAGKSSGTTGQSIAFSRPDMPDSSDSTLAGKNVIDSSICTLGSAPARTSGPVMPASIGSVNVANAQQQLQRNQQQQLQFGTASAPRSKTPATSNGSAYPDHFHSSSIAAKFSNVLSAFPQNLIQSSSSPAQSPQWKNSVRTTSSQVPSQSLPSTSSLKNISQQQGRPQQSPTQISFAANPKSPQGQQPLSSTPTPSPMMVGSPTTSLSRSAGGSPRTTGSSSTSNKAGQASGLASQQAKNSPTVPSQKSSPVGGSNVPSVLGNPHISSSSNMGAKPQVALQHQQHQKHALHQGQLFFPNAYMQAQAQHSPSSTTPATTASAYYVQRQQQTLPLGSSATSSTSMLSLCSPVTLANSGTTDPAKAVAAAVASNMKGGLASQGLINPAQFATPQSTGKSHQLVPGFPCVHAVPSAVQVKPAEQKQPAGE